The following coding sequences are from one Epinephelus fuscoguttatus linkage group LG7, E.fuscoguttatus.final_Chr_v1 window:
- the LOC125891529 gene encoding uncharacterized protein LOC125891529, translating to MYVDAVKKELPNPKTSSYDALVEARKDYLIMAKLHFFMAISRTFTTFLTTYQTDEPVMPFISKDLAVLMKSLLKRFIKAEILKDITTLQMVRLDTTDKKTRVHLKDVDIGLGAEAVLKELQSSPSSSVGELSVLEFRRDCMECLTNIVQKMQDKSPLKYNTVRQMACLDPANMFSDPDLCQERMKRLVQRFLQDNQLSGGVSAGDMIVQQFGNFLSLEAKAESFSSFQPVRTRLDVFLHGLLHQSYPVLWTFCKKLLLLSHGQATVERGFSVNKEVEADNMQEDTVVAQRMICDYVSVCGGVLKVPLTKELLAAAASARSQYRLHLDQEKRKKESNTRRKEKSCRGVP from the exons ATGTACGTGGATGCAGTGAAGAAAGAACTTCCAAACCCTAAAACATCATCCTATGACGCTCTTGTAGAGGCACGGAAGGACTATCTTATAATGGCCAAGTTGCACTTCTTCATGGCTATCTCCAGGACCTTCACCACCTTTCTAACTACATATCAGACAGATGAGCCTGTGATGCCATTCATCAGCAAAGACCTGGCTGTGCTCATGAAG AGCCTGCTGAAGAGGTTCATCAAGGCAGAGATCCTTAAAGACATCACTACACTGCAGATGGTGAGACTCGACACGACTGACAAGAAAACAAGAGTCCACCTAAAGGATGTGGACATTGGCTTAGGAGCAGAAGCAGTCCTAAAG GAACTCCAGAGTAGCCCCAGCAGCAGTGTAGGAGAGCTCAGTGTGTTGGAGTTTAGAAGAGACTGCATGGAGTGTTTGACTAACATTGTCCAGAAAATGCAAGACAAGAGTCCACTGAAGTACAACACTGTGAGGCAGATGGCATGTTTGGACCCAGCAAACATGTTCTCAGACCCCGACTTGTGCCAGGAAAGAATGAAACGACTTGTTCAGAGGTTTCTGCAAGACAACCAGCTGTCAGGAGGTGTCTCTGCTG GTGACATGATTGTCCAGCAGTTTGGAAACTTCTTGTCTCTGGAGGCAAAAGCTGAATCCTTCTCTTCTTTCCAACCTGTGCGGACAAGACTGGATGTTTTCCTGCATGGACTCCTCCATCAGTCCTACCCTGTGCTCTGGACTTTCTGCAAGAAACTTCTGCTCCTGTCTCATGGTCAAGCGACAGTTGAGAGGGGCTTTTCTGTAAACAAGGAGGTAGAGGCTGATAACATGCAGGAGGACACAGTTGTTGCTCAGAGAATGATATGTGACtatgtttctgtctgtggtGGGGTTCTCAAAGTTCCTCTGACAAAGGAGCTCCTGGCAgctgcagcctcagcaaggTCTCAGTATCGGCTACACCTGGAccaggaaaagagaaagaaggagagcaACACacgaagaaaagagaaaagttgcagaggAGTACCTTGA